From a single Sinomonas atrocyanea genomic region:
- a CDS encoding fasciclin domain-containing protein: protein MKTTHRTPAVVGLAALAAVSALSLSACGGSTAAAGGSSSSAPASAAAGMTTPSASGMSSPMASGSMSADPAANLVGAGCADYAKANPSGPGSVQGMSADPVAVAASNNPLLTTLTSAVSGKLNPKVNLVDTLDSSQFTVFAPVDSAFAKIDPATINSLKTDDATLKKILTYHVVPGQIEPDSIAGTHKTVEGQDVTVTGSGNSLKVNGANVVCGGVHTANATVYLVDSVLMPPAK, encoded by the coding sequence ATGAAGACCACCCATCGCACCCCCGCCGTTGTGGGCCTCGCCGCGCTCGCCGCGGTCTCCGCGCTCAGCCTCTCCGCCTGCGGCGGGTCGACGGCGGCGGCCGGCGGCTCGTCGTCGTCCGCACCCGCCAGCGCCGCGGCTGGCATGACGACGCCGAGCGCGAGCGGCATGAGCAGCCCGATGGCCTCGGGCAGCATGAGCGCCGACCCGGCCGCGAACCTCGTGGGCGCCGGCTGCGCCGACTACGCGAAGGCCAATCCCTCCGGGCCAGGGTCGGTCCAGGGGATGAGCGCCGACCCGGTCGCCGTCGCCGCGTCCAACAACCCGCTCCTGACCACCCTCACCTCGGCGGTCTCGGGCAAGCTCAACCCCAAGGTCAACCTGGTCGACACCCTCGACTCGAGCCAGTTCACGGTGTTCGCCCCGGTGGACAGCGCGTTCGCGAAGATCGACCCGGCCACCATCAACTCGCTCAAGACCGACGACGCGACGCTGAAGAAGATCCTCACCTACCACGTGGTCCCGGGCCAGATCGAGCCTGACTCGATCGCCGGCACCCACAAGACGGTCGAGGGCCAGGACGTCACCGTCACCGGTTCGGGGAACAGCCTCAAGGTCAACGGCGCCAACGTGGTCTGCGGCGGCGTGCACACGGCCAACGCCACCGTGTACCTCGTCGACTCCGTGCTGATGCCCCCGGCGAAGTAG
- the sigK gene encoding ECF RNA polymerase sigma factor SigK has protein sequence MRGARDQAAFGQLYDALAPLVHGLVLRVVRDPAQAEEVTQEVFLEVWQQAKRFDADRGRARAWITVMAHRRAVDRVRAAQAAADRDLRQGIKEFQESYDDVEHRVEVALESDRVNRALESLTEVQKQAIRLAYYGGYTYGEVATALGLPLGTVKTRIRDGMIRLRDVLGVSHG, from the coding sequence CTGCGTGGCGCGCGGGACCAGGCGGCCTTCGGCCAGCTCTACGACGCCCTCGCCCCGCTCGTCCATGGCCTCGTGCTGCGCGTGGTCCGCGACCCCGCCCAGGCCGAGGAGGTCACCCAGGAGGTGTTCCTCGAGGTCTGGCAGCAGGCCAAGAGGTTCGACGCCGACCGCGGCCGCGCCCGCGCCTGGATCACCGTCATGGCGCACCGCCGGGCCGTGGACCGCGTCCGCGCCGCCCAGGCCGCGGCGGACCGGGACCTGCGGCAGGGCATCAAGGAATTCCAGGAGAGCTACGACGACGTCGAGCACCGCGTCGAGGTGGCCCTCGAGAGCGACCGGGTCAACCGGGCCCTCGAATCCCTGACCGAGGTGCAGAAGCAGGCGATCCGGCTCGCCTACTACGGCGGCTACACCTACGGGGAAGTCGCCACCGCCCTGGGGCTTCCCCTGGGCACCGTGAAGACCAGAATCCGCGACGGAATGATCCGCCTGAGAGACGTGTTGGGAGTGAGCCATGGATGA
- a CDS encoding anti-sigma factor — protein sequence MDDQLHLLTGAYALNALDDEERRRFEHTLGFGDETAEEARELAETAALLAAGTTPVAPPPDLKARLMAQIAVTPQLDAVEEPRPAARDAGSAPADAGSRPSVAGSRPSVAGSRPYTPAPPAEATVADLGEHRRRALRLPVSTRWLAAAAAALLVVAGVSGAWAIRAQQQRDDALRQLALAADAPGTVMGRILAAPDAKVQQVSVPGGGTLVLAHSRQDAVAGVVTLGLPQPAQGHVYELWLGDASGTMKPAGLVKGTGSTWNELPGGIGSSTVLGVTVEPAGGSKQPTTAPIVVQQFS from the coding sequence ATGGATGATCAGCTGCACCTGCTGACCGGTGCCTACGCCCTCAACGCGCTCGACGACGAGGAGCGCCGCCGCTTCGAGCACACCCTCGGCTTCGGCGACGAGACGGCCGAGGAGGCGCGCGAGCTCGCCGAGACCGCGGCCCTGCTCGCCGCGGGCACGACCCCCGTCGCGCCGCCGCCGGACCTCAAGGCCCGCCTCATGGCGCAGATCGCTGTCACGCCGCAGCTCGACGCCGTCGAGGAGCCCCGCCCCGCCGCCCGCGACGCGGGGTCAGCTCCCGCAGACGCGGGGTCACGTCCCAGCGTCGCGGGGTCACGTCCCAGCGTCGCGGGGTCACGTCCCTACACCCCGGCGCCCCCCGCCGAGGCGACGGTGGCCGACCTCGGCGAGCACCGCCGTCGTGCGCTGCGCCTTCCCGTCTCCACCCGGTGGCTCGCTGCCGCGGCGGCTGCACTCCTCGTGGTGGCCGGCGTGAGCGGCGCGTGGGCCATCCGTGCCCAGCAGCAGCGCGACGATGCCCTCCGGCAGCTCGCCCTCGCCGCGGACGCGCCCGGAACGGTGATGGGGCGGATCCTCGCCGCCCCGGATGCCAAGGTCCAACAGGTCAGCGTGCCCGGCGGCGGGACCCTGGTCCTCGCCCACTCACGGCAGGACGCGGTGGCCGGCGTGGTGACGCTGGGCCTGCCGCAGCCCGCCCAGGGGCATGTCTACGAGCTGTGGCTCGGCGACGCGTCCGGCACGATGAAGCCCGCGGGCCTCGTGAAGGGCACCGGGTCCACGTGGAACGAGCTGCCCGGCGGTATCGGATCCTCGACGGTCCTCGGCGTGACGGTCGAGCCGGCGGGCGGATCGAAGCAGCCCACCACCGCGCCGATCGTCGTCCAGCAGTTCTCGTAG
- a CDS encoding DUF4383 domain-containing protein: MSTSVLSNRRTAVQVAATVVGAVFLLVGVLGFIPGITSGSGLGFAGHHSDAYLLGLFQVSVLHNVVHLLFGIAGLALARSAAGSKGFLVWGGAIYLVLFVYGLVFGGESAGNFVPLNAADNGLHLLLGVGMLVIGLVLGRTASRQASAARR; the protein is encoded by the coding sequence ATGTCCACCTCAGTCCTCTCGAACCGCCGCACCGCAGTCCAGGTCGCCGCGACCGTCGTCGGTGCCGTCTTCCTCCTCGTCGGGGTGCTCGGCTTCATCCCCGGCATCACCTCCGGCTCGGGCCTCGGCTTCGCGGGCCACCATTCGGACGCGTACCTGCTCGGCCTGTTCCAGGTCTCGGTGCTCCACAACGTGGTCCACCTGCTCTTCGGCATCGCCGGCCTCGCGCTCGCCCGCTCGGCGGCGGGCTCCAAGGGCTTCCTCGTCTGGGGCGGCGCGATCTACCTCGTCCTGTTCGTCTACGGCCTCGTGTTCGGCGGCGAGTCGGCCGGCAACTTCGTCCCGCTCAACGCCGCGGACAACGGGCTGCACCTCCTGCTCGGCGTCGGCATGCTGGTGATCGGCCTGGTCCTCGGGCGCACGGCCTCCCGCCAGGCGTCGGCTGCCCGCCGCTGA
- a CDS encoding MFS transporter codes for MIHSTRTAASADASISKETSSTFKRRFMVRLVAVFIGGMFLDGYILGIIGPVTGPMRSDLQLDSLSLGMIAAGPLAGIFVGAPLAGWATDKFGRKPMFLVDMGLFLLASAAQFFVASGDGAVVQLAIIRFLMGVAIGGEYSIGGPLLSEFSPPKLRGRLLGLTLIAWYVGFMMAFIIGTLLHDAGTPWRLVIGTSTILALVLFLARFGLPESPSWLITKGRREEALAIARRYVESPQMHHSITEEIDLRRIQEAQAAQGRTKIKSASVGMLFSRQHWRATLFTSGFWFCAVTPYFAIATFADDVLNHFGFGGGWAGGVGLSALATAGVVTTVLLIDKLGRRILTVPGQWLCAGILLIIGLWGNAPAILVLVLFLAFSYFNAGYTTLTQVYPAEVFPGHLRGIGMGFAAAFSRIGAALGTFALPWAISNIGMGPSMVAAAAVALLGAVLSQWLAPETKGRTLAEISANFSH; via the coding sequence GTGATCCATTCGACCAGGACGGCGGCCTCCGCCGACGCCTCCATTTCAAAAGAGACCAGCTCCACGTTCAAACGCCGCTTCATGGTGCGGCTTGTCGCTGTGTTCATCGGCGGGATGTTCCTCGACGGTTACATCCTCGGAATCATCGGCCCCGTCACCGGACCCATGCGGTCAGATCTCCAGCTCGACTCACTGTCCCTGGGGATGATCGCTGCAGGCCCGCTGGCAGGCATCTTCGTCGGCGCGCCGCTGGCTGGCTGGGCCACTGACAAGTTCGGGCGCAAGCCCATGTTCCTCGTGGACATGGGCCTGTTCCTGCTCGCCTCAGCGGCCCAGTTCTTCGTAGCCTCCGGAGACGGGGCCGTGGTCCAGCTGGCCATCATCCGGTTCCTCATGGGCGTCGCGATCGGCGGCGAGTACTCAATCGGTGGACCCCTGCTGTCAGAGTTCTCCCCGCCAAAGCTCCGCGGGCGCTTGCTCGGGCTGACTCTGATCGCCTGGTACGTCGGCTTCATGATGGCATTCATCATCGGCACCCTCCTGCACGACGCCGGAACCCCATGGCGCCTCGTCATCGGCACGAGCACGATCCTCGCCCTGGTCCTGTTCCTCGCCCGCTTCGGCCTCCCCGAATCGCCGAGCTGGCTCATCACGAAGGGACGGCGCGAGGAAGCGCTCGCGATCGCACGCAGATACGTCGAATCGCCCCAGATGCACCACAGCATCACCGAAGAGATCGATCTGAGAAGGATCCAGGAGGCCCAGGCCGCGCAGGGCAGGACAAAGATCAAGAGCGCCTCCGTCGGAATGCTGTTCTCGAGGCAGCACTGGCGCGCCACCCTCTTCACCTCAGGTTTCTGGTTCTGCGCGGTCACTCCGTACTTCGCGATCGCGACCTTCGCCGACGACGTGCTCAACCATTTCGGCTTCGGCGGCGGCTGGGCCGGCGGAGTCGGCCTGTCCGCCCTTGCGACCGCGGGCGTTGTCACCACCGTGCTTCTGATCGACAAGCTCGGCCGCCGAATCCTCACCGTGCCCGGGCAGTGGCTCTGCGCAGGCATCCTGCTGATCATCGGACTCTGGGGGAACGCACCGGCGATCCTCGTGCTCGTCCTGTTCCTCGCCTTCTCCTACTTCAATGCCGGCTACACCACGCTGACCCAGGTCTATCCGGCCGAGGTATTCCCCGGGCACCTGCGCGGGATCGGCATGGGCTTCGCCGCGGCCTTCAGCCGCATCGGAGCCGCACTCGGCACCTTCGCCCTGCCATGGGCGATCAGCAACATCGGCATGGGCCCAAGCATGGTCGCCGCCGCCGCCGTCGCATTGCTCGGCGCAGTCCTCTCGCAATGGCTCGCACCTGAAACAAAGGGACGCACCCTCGCAGAGATCTCCGCAAACTTCTCCCACTGA